Proteins found in one Aethina tumida isolate Nest 87 chromosome 1, icAetTumi1.1, whole genome shotgun sequence genomic segment:
- the LOC109600355 gene encoding 26S proteasome non-ATPase regulatory subunit 6, with amino-acid sequence MPIENLEDQGLEKNPDLELANCKFLLTLSEYRTDRNVHQKILDAIKKDDMAPWYELVCKDAGWKIDQALLKQLKTKNEEQIKKLDEAIEDAEKNLGEMEVREAYLRKAEYYSRIGDKENAINTFRQTYDKTVSLGHRLDIIFHLIRIGLFFMDHDVITRNIDKAKTLIEEGGDWDRRNRLKVYQGAYCMSVRDFKTAATLFLDTVSTFTSYELMDYKAFVRYTVYTSIISLPRNQLRDKVVKGSEILEVLHSEPFVKDYLFSLYNCQYAEFFTNLAEVETILRRDYFLNPHYRYYIREMRILAYTQLLESYRSLTLQYMAEAFGVSVDFIDHELSTFIASGRLHCKIDRVGGIVETNRPDLKNAQFNSVVKQGDLLLQRVQKLSRVINI; translated from the exons ATGCCGATCGAAAACTTGGAAGATCAGGGTTTGGAAAAGAACCCAGATTTGGAATTAGCCAActgcaaatttttattaaccttATCTGAATACAGAACCGATCGGAATGTCCATCAGAAAATACTCGACGCAATCAAAAAGGACG acATGGCACCATGGTACGAGTTGGTTTGCAAAGATGCAGGCTGGAAAATCGATCAAGCTCTTCTTAAACAACTAAAAACCAAAAATgaagaacaaattaaaaaactggaCGAAGCGATAGAAGATGCAGAAAAGAACTTGGGTGAAATGGAAGTTCGGGAGGCTTATTTAAGGAAGGCTGAGTACTACAGCAGAATTGGCGATAAAGAAAATGCTATCAACACTTTCAGGCAAACTTATGATAAAACTGTGTCTTTGGGTCACAGATtggatattatttttcatctaATTAGAATTGGATTGTTCTTCATGGATCATGACGTTATTACCAGGAATATTGATAAAGCTAAAAC TTTGATAGAAGAAGGAGGTGATTGGGACAGAAGAAATCGCCTTAAAGTCTACCAAGGTGCATATTGCATGTCTGTGAGAGACTTTAAAACTGCAGCAACCTTGTTCCTGGATACTGTCAGCACTTTTACATCCTATGAACTGATGGATTACAAAGCATTTGTTAGATATACTGTCTATACATCAATTATTAGTTTGCCTAGAAATCAACTCAGAGAtaag gttgTCAAAGGGTCTGAAATTCTGGAGGTACTTCACTCAGAACCATTTGTTAAAGATTATCTgttttctttatataattgtCAGTATGCTGAATTTTTCACCAATTTAG CTGAGGTTGAAACAATTTTGAGAAGAGATTACTTCCTCAACCCGCATTACCGTTACTACATCAGAGAAATGCGTATTTTAGCCTACACCCAACTGCTTGAATCTTACAGATCACTCACATTACAATATATGGCTGAAGCATTCGGAGTGTCTGTAGATTTCATTGATCA cgAATTATCGACCTTTATTGCGTCTGGCAGATTGCATTGTAAAATCGATCGCGTCGGCGGTATCGTCGAGACGAACAGGCCAGATTTGAAAAACGCCCAGTTCAATTCCGTGGTTAAACAAGGCGATCTCCTTTTGCAACGGGTGCAAAAGCTTTCTAGAgttattaacatataa